From the Candidatus Methanoplasma cognatum genome, one window contains:
- the glmM gene encoding phosphoglucosamine mutase — MSGRLFGTGGVRGVINEDMTSDLALRMGKAIGAVMGGVVAVATDTRISADMMKMAVSSGIMAAGADVLDLGVLPTPALQYYVKTHDSVNGGVMITASYSPPQFNGIRCISSDGTEASRKEEEMIEARFSEDIPCAPWNSIGDMHRISSAGEEYVNAVISKVDAEMIRKAGLKVCLDCANGASYETSPLLLKKLNVRTVTINCNPQGESPGHPSEPTEENLKDLLSLTRATRSNIGIAHDGDAGRCVFATSEGRYISGDKSLALMSRHALLKDKGTVVTPVSSSSLVEDIVKGSGGSIEYTAVGSAAVAGRMIETGAVFGGEEDGGLIFPEHQYCRDGCMAIAKMLECIAREGPLKSQISKLPVYYKVKRKVDCPDEMKKYVLERIAEESAGERMDNTDGIKVMFDDGWVLARPSGKEPAFKILSESKDEEIARTMAEKYEGVVREYLSQGFN; from the coding sequence GTGTCGGGGAGGCTTTTCGGCACAGGCGGAGTGAGAGGGGTCATAAACGAAGACATGACCTCAGACCTGGCGCTCCGGATGGGAAAGGCCATAGGCGCAGTTATGGGAGGCGTCGTGGCCGTTGCCACGGATACGAGGATCTCCGCCGACATGATGAAGATGGCGGTATCGTCGGGGATAATGGCCGCAGGGGCCGATGTCCTGGACCTGGGTGTGCTGCCCACTCCGGCCCTGCAATATTATGTCAAAACTCATGACAGTGTGAACGGCGGAGTGATGATCACCGCCTCCTACAGCCCCCCGCAGTTCAACGGGATCAGGTGCATCTCATCCGACGGCACGGAAGCAAGCCGGAAAGAGGAAGAAATGATTGAAGCCCGGTTTTCTGAGGACATACCATGCGCGCCCTGGAATTCGATCGGGGATATGCATAGAATAAGCAGCGCGGGAGAAGAATATGTTAACGCGGTGATCTCTAAGGTGGACGCGGAAATGATAAGGAAGGCGGGACTGAAAGTTTGTCTCGACTGTGCGAACGGCGCCTCTTATGAGACGTCCCCGCTCCTTCTCAAAAAGCTGAATGTCAGAACGGTGACCATCAACTGCAATCCGCAGGGAGAGTCCCCGGGACATCCGAGCGAACCGACCGAAGAGAATCTTAAGGACCTCCTTTCGCTGACAAGAGCCACGAGGTCCAACATAGGGATAGCTCACGACGGAGATGCCGGCAGGTGCGTATTCGCGACCAGCGAAGGAAGATACATAAGCGGGGATAAGAGCCTGGCACTTATGTCAAGACACGCCCTCTTAAAAGATAAAGGAACGGTCGTTACGCCGGTAAGCTCATCATCGCTCGTCGAAGATATCGTAAAAGGATCTGGCGGGTCGATCGAGTACACAGCGGTGGGATCCGCTGCCGTCGCCGGAAGGATGATCGAAACGGGAGCGGTGTTCGGCGGAGAGGAGGACGGAGGGCTGATCTTCCCGGAGCACCAATACTGCAGGGATGGCTGCATGGCCATCGCAAAGATGCTGGAATGCATCGCAAGGGAAGGGCCGCTCAAGAGCCAGATATCCAAGCTCCCCGTTTATTACAAAGTTAAGAGGAAGGTCGACTGCCCCGACGAAATGAAAAAGTATGTCCTTGAGCGGATTGCGGAAGAAAGCGCCGGAGAGAGGATGGACAACACCGACGGCATAAAGGTGATGTTCGATGACGGATGGGTCCTCGCCAGACCGTCTGGGAAAGAACCTGCGTTCAAGATCCTTTCCGAGTCAAAAGACGAAGAGATCGCAAGAACGATGGCAGAAAAGTACGAAGGCGTGGTCAGAGAGTATCTGAGCCAGGGTTTCAATTAA
- the speB gene encoding agmatinase, which translates to MPYGISYAGAESEYDSADVFILGIPYDRTSSFRPGAREAPFHIRRSSYNFEEIHFEHGLGLPPLNIFDQGNCEDPFLPEDMIDEVKFFMAPAINDGKFTIAMGGEHSVNIPIMQCFKKKDVALITIDAHLDSRDEYLGTRYSHACVTRRAAEHLGIDNVFSLGVRSISREELERDDVIPHVTSFEIKESGIEKAVRKALDSVRSERVYLSLDIDGIDPAFAPGTGTPEPFGLDPMDVKKAINIIGDRLVGFDVTEVCPPADPSGITSILAARLIKEVLAVHSKSLN; encoded by the coding sequence GTGCCTTATGGGATATCCTACGCGGGCGCGGAATCGGAATACGACTCCGCCGATGTCTTCATTTTGGGTATCCCTTATGACCGGACCTCAAGTTTCAGACCGGGCGCCAGGGAGGCGCCCTTCCACATAAGAAGATCCTCGTATAATTTCGAGGAGATACATTTCGAGCACGGCCTCGGCCTTCCCCCCCTCAACATATTCGATCAGGGCAACTGCGAAGATCCTTTTCTTCCAGAGGATATGATCGATGAAGTGAAATTCTTCATGGCGCCTGCCATCAACGACGGGAAGTTCACCATTGCGATGGGGGGAGAGCACTCGGTGAACATTCCCATCATGCAGTGCTTCAAGAAAAAAGACGTTGCCCTGATAACAATAGATGCCCATCTTGACTCCCGGGACGAATATCTTGGGACGAGGTACAGCCACGCCTGCGTCACGAGACGCGCCGCGGAGCACCTGGGCATCGATAACGTATTCTCGCTGGGAGTGAGGTCGATCTCCAGGGAAGAGCTGGAAAGGGACGACGTCATCCCTCATGTAACATCCTTTGAGATCAAAGAGAGCGGAATCGAAAAAGCGGTGAGAAAAGCGCTGGACAGCGTAAGGAGCGAACGCGTGTACCTTTCTCTGGACATTGACGGCATCGATCCCGCTTTCGCGCCCGGAACAGGCACTCCGGAGCCCTTCGGTCTTGATCCCATGGATGTGAAGAAGGCAATAAACATCATCGGGGACAGACTGGTAGGTTTTGATGTGACGGAAGTGTGCCCCCCGGCCGATCCGAGCGGCATAACCTCAATACTGGCGGCAAGGCTCATCAAAGAGGTCCTTGCCGTTCACTCAAAAAGTCTTAATTGA
- a CDS encoding translation initiation factor IF-5A — translation MWEMKEIRELKVGRYVNIDESPCKIISISTSKPGKHGSAKANIEAADIFTGAKKSINAPVSTKVQVPQIDRRKGQVLSIQGNEVQIMDLETFENFSMAINEDHEGTIEAGGEVMYIVAMGRNKLL, via the coding sequence ATGTGGGAAATGAAAGAGATCAGAGAGTTGAAGGTCGGAAGGTATGTCAACATTGACGAGTCCCCCTGCAAGATCATATCGATAAGCACGTCAAAACCAGGAAAGCACGGATCCGCAAAAGCGAACATCGAGGCAGCGGACATTTTCACGGGCGCCAAGAAATCCATCAACGCGCCGGTGAGCACAAAAGTACAGGTCCCCCAGATAGACAGAAGGAAAGGACAGGTGCTGTCCATACAGGGCAACGAAGTTCAGATAATGGACCTTGAGACGTTCGAGAACTTCTCCATGGCCATCAATGAGGATCACGAAGGCACCATTGAGGCGGGCGGAGAGGTCATGTACATCGTTGCTATGGGAAGGAACAAACTCCTGTAA
- a CDS encoding ribosomal biogenesis protein — protein sequence MAVLVTKWFGTFLIDEKSGRIIDKKLMPGDPDLIAEKLAYMQRGSILDEERELAGKMPKVFVSDSRQSELGKPMFYDSSFLDPMSFGFTEDIMHRAMLGLGKLRTSEPVPRDRNLVHAIRGLDDLIESSNLLNERLHEWYGMHFPELSDIAKDDRYASLIGEHGGRERIIEELGLGISSIGADLDDGDLKEIMGLADALMRLYEERKRMEDYIAEIASEAAPNMCALVDAPLSARLISLAGGLGRLSSLPSSTIQLLGAEKAMFRHLRSGKRPPKHGVIYQHPDVHRSPYWQRGKIARALAGKVLIAAKIDANKGEFRGDALKEGFELRLKDIRERYPEAPKRPQSQSAPRKKRGNKPRR from the coding sequence ATGGCAGTACTTGTGACAAAATGGTTCGGAACATTTCTCATAGATGAGAAGAGCGGGAGGATCATTGACAAAAAACTCATGCCGGGTGATCCGGACCTTATCGCGGAGAAGCTCGCATATATGCAGAGAGGCTCCATCCTCGACGAAGAAAGGGAACTTGCCGGGAAGATGCCAAAGGTATTCGTCTCCGACTCCAGGCAGTCGGAGCTTGGAAAGCCTATGTTCTATGACTCCTCGTTCCTTGATCCAATGTCGTTCGGATTCACCGAAGATATCATGCACCGTGCCATGCTGGGTCTCGGAAAGCTGAGAACATCCGAACCCGTTCCGCGGGACAGGAACCTTGTGCATGCGATAAGGGGGCTGGATGATCTCATAGAAAGCTCCAACCTTTTGAACGAAAGGCTTCACGAATGGTACGGGATGCATTTCCCGGAGCTGTCGGACATCGCTAAGGACGATCGTTATGCTTCGCTGATCGGCGAACACGGCGGCCGGGAAAGGATAATCGAAGAACTCGGCCTCGGCATCAGCTCAATAGGGGCCGACCTCGACGACGGCGACCTGAAGGAGATAATGGGCCTCGCCGATGCCCTGATGCGGCTGTACGAGGAGAGGAAAAGAATGGAGGATTATATCGCCGAGATAGCTTCGGAGGCCGCGCCGAACATGTGCGCCCTGGTGGACGCCCCGCTTTCGGCCAGACTCATATCCTTGGCCGGAGGTCTGGGGAGGCTGTCCTCACTGCCTTCTTCCACGATACAGTTGCTGGGCGCCGAGAAGGCCATGTTCAGGCACCTCAGGTCCGGTAAACGGCCTCCGAAGCACGGAGTGATATATCAGCATCCCGATGTGCACCGGTCGCCGTACTGGCAGAGGGGTAAGATAGCCAGAGCCCTTGCCGGGAAGGTGCTGATCGCCGCGAAGATCGACGCTAACAAGGGAGAGTTCAGAGGGGACGCGCTCAAAGAGGGATTCGAATTGCGCCTCAAGGACATCAGAGAACGCTACCCCGAAGCGCCGAAAAGACCGCAGAGCCAGAGTGCGCCGCGGAAAAAACGCGGCAACAAACCCAGACGTTGA
- a CDS encoding class II aldolase/adducin family protein, which produces MNEQFARNKLTEVCKLLYDRNLTVSAGGNMSLRLNDKEFIITPSGRNKGLLRPEDMVLMDVRGRVLSDGKPSMEKRFHIALFKADPDTAAVIHCHPLYCTALAVRGEKIRSSLTPEGVILLGDVPMIGYFTPGSKKLVDAVAEHSSCKAMLMERHGAITQGRTLEEAFNRMEELEFQARLQILAGNTDELPPSEIKRLLKM; this is translated from the coding sequence ATGAATGAACAGTTCGCGCGCAACAAGCTGACGGAGGTCTGCAAGCTTCTTTACGACCGGAACCTCACCGTATCGGCGGGAGGCAACATGAGTCTGCGCCTCAACGATAAAGAATTCATCATAACTCCGAGCGGCAGGAACAAAGGCCTGCTCAGGCCCGAGGACATGGTGCTGATGGACGTGAGGGGAAGAGTGCTCTCCGACGGAAAACCGTCCATGGAAAAGAGGTTCCACATCGCACTTTTCAAAGCTGACCCGGATACGGCGGCGGTGATACACTGCCACCCCCTGTACTGCACCGCGCTCGCGGTCAGAGGAGAAAAGATAAGAAGCTCACTTACACCAGAAGGCGTCATCCTGCTTGGCGACGTCCCCATGATCGGCTACTTTACGCCGGGATCAAAGAAACTGGTTGACGCAGTTGCCGAGCACTCGTCATGCAAGGCGATGCTGATGGAAAGACACGGGGCGATAACCCAGGGAAGGACCCTGGAGGAAGCGTTCAACAGGATGGAAGAACTGGAGTTCCAGGCAAGGCTGCAGATACTGGCGGGGAACACGGATGAACTCCCTCCTTCCGAGATAAAGAGACTCTTGAAGATGTGA
- the mtnA gene encoding S-methyl-5-thioribose-1-phosphate isomerase: MKVRTESGIRDLRAVWFESGSVKMIDQRELPHKVEIVSFNDHREVAEAIRNMTTRGAPSIGAAAAYGMCLASLSGIDPDQASKDLKAARPTANDLFFAVDHMYGLLKGGSDPIEAADDYADMIVNKCTKIGEHGSQLIRNGMKVMTHCNAGALATVDVGTALAPIRRAWADGKRFFVFASETRPRLQGMQLTAWELNQEGINHAVIPDGASAYYMEKGVDMIITGADRITANGDFANKIGTFDKAIAAKHFGIPFYVAAPVSTFDFKMKEGKEIEIEQRSEKEVTEVCGMRIAPEGSPALNPAFDVTPAELVTGFITERGILKPKDIRKVMDNE; the protein is encoded by the coding sequence TTGAAAGTAAGAACGGAGAGCGGGATCAGGGATCTCAGAGCAGTATGGTTCGAAAGCGGAAGCGTAAAGATGATCGACCAGCGGGAACTTCCGCATAAGGTGGAGATAGTCTCTTTTAACGATCACAGAGAAGTCGCGGAGGCCATAAGGAACATGACCACGCGCGGCGCTCCCTCCATAGGGGCCGCCGCCGCTTACGGAATGTGTCTGGCATCCCTTTCCGGGATAGATCCGGACCAGGCGTCAAAAGATCTCAAGGCTGCAAGGCCCACCGCAAACGACCTCTTCTTTGCGGTGGACCATATGTACGGTCTTCTCAAGGGCGGTTCGGATCCGATCGAAGCCGCCGACGATTATGCGGATATGATAGTCAATAAATGTACAAAGATCGGAGAGCACGGTTCGCAGCTCATCAGAAACGGAATGAAGGTCATGACCCACTGTAACGCCGGAGCCCTCGCTACTGTCGATGTCGGCACGGCGCTGGCTCCGATAAGAAGAGCGTGGGCAGACGGCAAAAGGTTCTTTGTATTTGCCTCAGAAACAAGGCCCAGGCTTCAAGGCATGCAGCTTACCGCCTGGGAACTGAATCAGGAGGGGATCAACCACGCCGTGATCCCCGACGGCGCATCCGCCTACTATATGGAAAAAGGCGTGGACATGATAATAACGGGTGCGGACCGCATCACTGCCAACGGCGACTTCGCCAACAAGATAGGGACCTTCGACAAAGCGATCGCCGCTAAGCATTTCGGCATACCTTTCTACGTCGCCGCGCCCGTCTCCACCTTCGATTTCAAAATGAAGGAAGGAAAGGAAATAGAGATAGAGCAGAGGTCCGAGAAAGAGGTCACGGAGGTCTGCGGGATGAGGATAGCTCCCGAAGGGTCTCCTGCCCTTAACCCCGCATTCGACGTGACTCCGGCGGAACTCGTCACCGGCTTCATAACGGAAAGGGGGATACTAAAACCGAAAGATATCAGAAAGGTGATGGACAATGAATGA
- a CDS encoding dihydrofolate reductase family protein gives MRPFIHVNCAMSADGKIAGIERKQVRISSDEDMNRVKGLRKKYDAILVGVGTVLADNPHLTVKGSDYDTNPIRIVIDPHGRTPDDALVLDERAPTVIITSSDCEKEWDCEETIRYDGEICLSKVLEELAEDIGIESILVEGGGETIASFFREGLVDRYTVFVGGLIIGGRDAPTPAGGNGWVLEGGVRLVLKDSMVMGNGVVLTFEPERK, from the coding sequence GTGAGACCTTTCATTCACGTCAACTGCGCCATGTCCGCCGACGGGAAGATCGCCGGCATAGAGAGGAAACAGGTCAGGATATCCTCGGATGAGGACATGAACCGAGTTAAAGGGCTGAGAAAAAAATACGACGCTATCCTGGTCGGCGTCGGTACCGTTCTTGCCGACAATCCCCACCTCACCGTGAAAGGATCGGATTATGACACCAACCCCATACGTATCGTGATAGATCCCCACGGAAGGACGCCCGACGACGCGCTGGTGCTGGACGAGCGGGCGCCGACCGTCATCATAACATCCTCGGACTGCGAAAAAGAATGGGATTGCGAAGAAACGATACGTTATGACGGCGAGATCTGCCTTTCAAAGGTACTGGAAGAACTTGCCGAGGACATAGGGATCGAGAGCATCCTTGTAGAGGGGGGCGGGGAGACGATCGCCTCCTTTTTCAGAGAAGGACTGGTGGATAGGTACACAGTGTTCGTCGGGGGGCTGATCATCGGCGGAAGGGACGCCCCGACGCCGGCCGGCGGGAACGGCTGGGTCCTAGAAGGCGGCGTAAGGCTTGTGCTCAAGGACAGCATGGTGATGGGTAACGGAGTGGTCCTTACCTTCGAACCTGAAAGGAAATGA
- the rtcA gene encoding RNA 3'-terminal phosphate cyclase — protein sequence MLEIDSSRGEGGGQMVRTSVALSAITGTPTRLTRIRENRPTNGLSKQHTTAINAVAMMTGSKVEGNTIGSSELTFYPGNEEHSFLKMDIGSAGSISLVLQAVLLAARKNKEKLTIDINGGTNVMWAPPLDSYELVLFPLMRRMGINAHLNIIERGFYPIGGGHVTVTMDPIGKITPIELNDLGRLKYIKVRCFTQHLSEKINREMVNACVRTLGEEHDVETEVQNCTGTSRGAGLVLVANYENGRLSSNVLTSRGHPAERSGIDAAKDLLQEMENSSTIDVHTADQLLPYMAMAEGKSSFVVSRISKHLLSQMDTLESFLNVRFGVERKSDGYHFSVSSEGYP from the coding sequence ATGCTTGAGATAGACAGTTCCAGAGGAGAGGGTGGCGGACAGATGGTCCGGACTTCCGTAGCGCTGTCAGCGATCACAGGCACACCTACCAGGTTGACAAGGATAAGGGAGAACCGGCCCACCAACGGCCTTTCGAAACAGCACACCACCGCCATAAACGCTGTGGCCATGATGACCGGTTCGAAGGTCGAGGGGAACACCATCGGTTCAAGCGAGCTCACGTTCTATCCGGGCAACGAGGAGCACTCCTTCCTGAAGATGGATATCGGATCGGCGGGCAGCATAAGCCTGGTGCTTCAGGCCGTCCTACTGGCGGCGAGGAAGAACAAAGAAAAGCTGACCATCGACATAAACGGCGGGACGAATGTCATGTGGGCCCCCCCTTTGGACTCATATGAGCTTGTCCTTTTCCCGCTCATGAGAAGAATGGGTATCAACGCCCATCTGAACATAATCGAAAGAGGATTCTATCCCATCGGCGGGGGGCATGTGACGGTCACAATGGACCCTATCGGAAAGATAACGCCTATCGAGCTCAATGACCTGGGCAGACTGAAGTACATAAAGGTCAGATGTTTCACCCAGCACCTTTCTGAAAAGATTAACAGAGAGATGGTGAACGCCTGCGTAAGGACCCTGGGGGAAGAACACGACGTGGAGACGGAGGTCCAGAACTGCACCGGAACCTCAAGGGGGGCCGGGCTTGTCCTCGTCGCAAACTATGAGAACGGCAGACTTTCGAGTAATGTCCTCACGTCGAGAGGGCATCCGGCGGAGCGGTCCGGGATAGATGCGGCCAAAGACCTCCTCCAGGAAATGGAGAACAGTTCCACGATAGACGTACACACTGCGGACCAGCTCCTGCCCTACATGGCCATGGCGGAGGGCAAGAGCAGCTTCGTGGTCTCCAGAATAAGCAAACACCTTCTGAGCCAGATGGATACTTTGGAATCCTTCCTCAACGTCCGGTTCGGTGTGGAAAGGAAAAGCGACGGATACCATTTCTCCGTATCGTCGGAGGGATATCCGTGA
- a CDS encoding SHOCT domain-containing protein yields MGKTCLGCGKAMGGMLGAYGVKLLYGEVCLTCNKKLNSIPNHQFLTPTQIKDVISGRVRKEDVRVSSNFVHPGEATEKKLSPAEEIRQYKELLDDGIISQEEFDTVKRRIMNL; encoded by the coding sequence ATGGGAAAAACATGTCTAGGTTGCGGTAAGGCCATGGGCGGCATGCTGGGAGCGTACGGGGTCAAACTCCTATACGGAGAGGTATGTCTCACCTGCAACAAGAAATTGAATTCGATACCGAACCATCAGTTCCTCACCCCCACTCAGATAAAGGACGTCATCAGCGGCAGGGTCCGTAAAGAGGATGTCAGGGTATCGTCCAACTTCGTGCATCCGGGCGAGGCCACCGAGAAAAAACTGTCTCCCGCCGAGGAGATCAGGCAGTACAAGGAACTGCTGGATGACGGCATCATATCGCAGGAAGAGTTCGATACGGTCAAAAGACGAATTATGAACCTCTGA
- a CDS encoding aldehyde dehydrogenase family protein, with amino-acid sequence MANSDHPPYDDEKFETAFQAALQIKKRDYPSYIGGMKVASGAEFIVKSPIDSSISFGAFQEPEDGITDLAVDAAVKAHSSWASMPAQDRIGYFDSLLETIRTQRYRLAAIVLLSSGMTRQESVAEVDRLIEIISECATAKSIKKGKTGVWGIITSYNSPLASPVGHAVAAMIAGNTVVVMPSRYCPVPVYMAYEMMENAGLPPGVMNLIVDKKNRTYEQLANDLRLEGILISGSADYLEDMMFLQIDDELKVLNELKGMNPIIVHRPGDINTAAKDILSSAFRYSGQRLFSSSKLIVTSEDSNRLINALLEKVKELKTGDPADADTFAGPMISEAAGKEFVNKTDKVRGNILYGARKVEDEFTRNGSYFTPAVISGLGDDNELMYMDSGLPILSIKIVQDMDSAIEELEETECGLSAGIMSKDQRAVDRFLSEADVKFKFVNESSTSLRPAAYARAEEFLK; translated from the coding sequence ATGGCGAATTCAGATCATCCCCCGTACGACGATGAGAAGTTCGAGACCGCTTTCCAAGCGGCCCTCCAAATAAAAAAGAGGGACTATCCTTCATACATAGGGGGCATGAAAGTAGCGTCCGGCGCGGAGTTCATTGTAAAAAGCCCTATCGACAGCAGTATCAGCTTCGGGGCGTTCCAGGAGCCGGAGGACGGGATAACCGACCTTGCCGTAGATGCGGCGGTGAAGGCCCACTCCTCATGGGCCAGCATGCCGGCGCAGGATAGGATAGGTTATTTTGATAGCCTGCTGGAGACCATCAGGACACAAAGATACAGGCTGGCCGCGATCGTCCTTCTGAGTTCAGGTATGACAAGGCAGGAATCGGTCGCGGAGGTTGACAGGCTCATAGAGATCATATCAGAGTGTGCCACGGCAAAGAGCATCAAGAAAGGAAAGACCGGAGTCTGGGGTATAATAACGTCGTACAACTCGCCGCTGGCGTCCCCCGTCGGCCATGCGGTCGCGGCGATGATCGCCGGCAATACGGTAGTGGTCATGCCTTCGAGATACTGCCCCGTTCCCGTTTATATGGCTTATGAAATGATGGAGAACGCCGGCCTCCCGCCGGGCGTGATGAATCTTATCGTCGACAAGAAGAACAGGACATACGAGCAGCTGGCCAACGACCTCAGACTGGAAGGCATACTGATATCCGGATCCGCCGACTATCTGGAGGATATGATGTTCCTTCAGATAGACGATGAACTGAAGGTCCTGAATGAGCTCAAAGGGATGAATCCCATAATCGTTCACAGGCCAGGCGATATAAACACGGCGGCGAAAGACATACTTTCGTCGGCGTTCAGATACAGCGGCCAGAGACTCTTCTCCTCGTCAAAACTGATCGTGACCTCTGAGGACAGCAACAGACTGATCAACGCGCTTCTGGAAAAAGTAAAAGAACTGAAGACAGGGGACCCGGCGGATGCGGACACCTTCGCAGGGCCGATGATATCCGAAGCCGCCGGAAAGGAGTTCGTGAATAAGACAGATAAGGTCAGAGGCAACATATTGTACGGGGCCAGGAAGGTCGAGGACGAGTTCACCCGCAACGGCTCGTATTTTACTCCCGCCGTCATCAGCGGACTCGGCGACGACAACGAGCTGATGTACATGGACTCCGGGCTGCCGATACTCAGCATAAAGATAGTACAGGATATGGACTCGGCAATAGAGGAGCTCGAAGAAACGGAATGCGGGCTTTCCGCCGGCATCATGTCAAAAGATCAGAGGGCGGTAGACAGGTTCCTTTCTGAGGCCGACGTCAAATTCAAGTTCGTGAACGAGAGCAGCACCTCGCTCCGCCCGGCGGCGTACGCCAGGGCGGAAGAGTTCCTCAAGTGA
- a CDS encoding anaerobic ribonucleoside-triphosphate reductase activating protein has product MRIAGFVKTTLQDWEGKNACMILLGGCNFRCPFCNRPDLLDGTGDMDLSLILGYIKDNKDFLEAVVISGGEPTMHNDLYKLIGDLRKLKIKIKLDTNGYYPDILDDLVGAKLVDKVCIHIMAPLDPSSYSKAAGTDVDIERIKRSLRIIHESEMPYEIRTVAVPGIVTHGSFGKMLADLDGSKSMIIQQFDPRVTLDPKMNVTPYPKPALVKMAETAKGHIEKVRIRGV; this is encoded by the coding sequence ATGAGGATCGCGGGGTTCGTGAAGACCACCCTCCAGGATTGGGAGGGGAAGAACGCCTGCATGATATTGTTAGGGGGATGCAACTTCAGATGCCCCTTCTGCAACAGACCGGACCTCCTAGACGGAACCGGCGATATGGACCTGTCCCTGATTCTCGGATACATAAAGGATAACAAGGACTTTTTGGAGGCAGTCGTGATCTCCGGCGGGGAGCCTACTATGCACAATGACCTGTACAAACTTATCGGCGATCTTAGGAAGCTTAAGATCAAGATAAAACTGGATACGAACGGATATTATCCGGACATATTGGACGACCTTGTCGGAGCGAAGCTTGTGGACAAGGTCTGCATACACATAATGGCCCCTCTCGATCCGTCGTCATACTCCAAGGCTGCGGGGACGGACGTCGATATAGAGCGGATAAAAAGAAGCCTCAGGATAATTCACGAATCGGAGATGCCGTATGAGATACGGACGGTCGCGGTCCCGGGCATCGTAACCCACGGATCGTTCGGAAAGATGCTCGCGGACCTTGACGGTTCGAAAAGCATGATCATACAGCAGTTCGATCCGAGGGTCACCCTCGACCCGAAAATGAACGTCACGCCATATCCCAAGCCCGCGCTGGTGAAGATGGCCGAGACGGCCAAAGGACATATCGAAAAAGTAAGGATCAGGGGCGTCTGA
- a CDS encoding ACT domain protein has translation MKNWEFAKIEDNKIHMDKWLTDIMGLVEGGYIYSSLFKHPEKGPKRYELILSMYPQENFRALTRIDVYMEDIPGSTVQSAKFLAEQGINILNSVSLNGISETTIIWNIMCELNFAGEGDIIKERFAKLKAENDPSVSLIKYISIKPANIGRMFRKESEGQVKEEVRHGSPTTFHSGTFDLNIEYGDILNDVEGTEVMIIVDPSSWLVSVVFFKQDTRLIKVNIDIPDCPGSINIALEPLAREKINIISIFSKVVISYQMMSLEVVADMKNSGLTIAELRKMLDAYLSKQNGIFEVIDISGLG, from the coding sequence ATGAAGAACTGGGAGTTCGCCAAGATAGAGGACAACAAGATCCACATGGACAAGTGGCTCACCGACATAATGGGGCTCGTAGAAGGAGGTTACATCTACAGCTCGCTTTTCAAACATCCCGAGAAGGGACCGAAGAGATACGAACTGATATTGTCGATGTACCCTCAGGAGAACTTCCGCGCCCTTACCCGTATCGACGTTTACATGGAGGACATACCGGGATCGACGGTCCAGTCCGCAAAATTCCTTGCCGAACAGGGCATCAACATCCTGAATTCCGTATCTCTTAACGGAATATCGGAAACGACGATAATTTGGAACATCATGTGCGAACTGAATTTCGCCGGCGAGGGGGACATCATCAAAGAAAGATTTGCGAAGCTCAAAGCTGAGAACGACCCCTCCGTTTCTCTGATAAAATACATAAGCATAAAACCTGCGAACATCGGCCGCATGTTCAGAAAGGAATCCGAGGGCCAGGTAAAAGAAGAGGTGCGCCACGGCTCGCCGACGACCTTCCACTCCGGAACCTTCGACCTCAACATCGAATACGGGGATATTTTGAACGATGTCGAAGGAACTGAAGTAATGATCATTGTGGATCCCTCGTCCTGGTTGGTATCGGTGGTGTTCTTCAAACAGGATACCAGGCTCATAAAGGTCAACATCGACATCCCGGACTGCCCCGGCAGCATCAACATCGCGCTTGAACCCCTTGCCAGGGAAAAGATAAACATCATCTCCATCTTCTCAAAAGTGGTGATATCATACCAGATGATGTCGCTGGAGGTGGTGGCCGACATGAAGAACAGCGGCCTTACCATCGCCGAGCTCAGAAAGATGCTTGACGCCTATCTTTCAAAGCAGAACGGCATCTTCGAGGTCATAGACATATCCGGTTTAGGATGA